From a region of the Salarias fasciatus chromosome 6, fSalaFa1.1, whole genome shotgun sequence genome:
- the dlc1 gene encoding rho GTPase-activating protein 7 isoform X2, whose amino-acid sequence MILTQIEAKEACTWLRAAGFPQYAQLYEDVQFPIDISSVTRDHDFLDRDAIEALCRRLNTLNKCALMRLEISPQRKRSEDSDEDEPCAISGRWTFQRDSKRWSRMEELEVFSSLPTDAPQASFPKDQVSQKGKLALREGNSSESVLTDLSEQPEVSSIHSSGSVGRGEEKVHGASVANEAAPAGATRASSVASMCSSSGTGGSGCANEDSLSDGLPPSPLETLRQFTFDMKTGMVGLGGSLDRGGGSGKSTRSRAKSFLKRMESLRLRSGSASKRKKKGSTGGGKIEISGPVIKEGLDDDKLRRLNCVDISSINLNQNLNHHRNPTQTMTLNRNRSVSYSTQTSHGSTGSTGSSQSEASSGSAVSTPSPVTRARSHSTAAGSSKRGGMYLEGFDPFSVLPQGSDQQPSSAPKSAPPIPCKATNGITIDEQNRRNNCSVQEGNGQAEEEEDGEDDGMIFFYLPEGHKPGTFPKALQDGSSRNNNGNDNGNSVILRGRQSRRHRRGSSGSVDSRLSFYDNVPYTEREEGEEEEGDERKLEEVLQHVSGLQRFVNAWTEAVAGEEEEEDEDEEEEGDSDSALDSASPCPSSPLQNRLEETENGSDQDSTGNPLGEGEEGMRERRDSGVGASLTRTSRPQKLRWPSFQNSHRPSLASAQLQISCQSVLQMNLLQKLSLLQLTALLEKHTPTNKHGFSWAVPKFMKRIKVRDYKDRNVFGVPLQVIVQRTGQPLPQGIQQAMRYLRSQCLDQVGLFRKSGVKSRIQALRQMNEASGADGGGVNYEGQSAYDVADMLKQYFRDLPEPLLTSKLSETFLQIYQYMPKELRLQAARAAVLLLPDENREALRTLLCLLSDVTASVSENQMTPTNLAVCLAPSLFHLNTLRRKESSSPRVMNRKQTLGKPDQRDLNENLAATHGLAHMIQECRKLFRIPEEMNRCRNSYVEQALLPQRLEELAGEDANQGGYKAYLQDSLDTLLKEAKDKFKGYDSCSTPEHAELAYRKVHDGFPLRQWKVTVEIPASPEEVLTRVLREQGHWDEDLLESRVVETLDERTEIYQYVRNTMAPHPTRDHLVLRTWITDLPKGACALVCSSVDHDGVSVVGVRVNVLTSRYFIEPCGANKSRLTHISRIDCRGRFPEWYNKLYGHLCATEVARIRDSFSVTMDK is encoded by the exons ATGATACTAACAC AGATTGAAGCCAAAGAGGCTTGTACCTGGCTCCGGGCTGCAGGCTTCCCACAGTATGCGCAGCTATATGAAG ATGTACAGTTTCCCATTGACATTTCTTCAGTCACCAGAGACCATGATTTCCTCGATCGGGATGCCATTGAGGCTCTCTGCAG GAGGCTGAACACGCTCAACAAGTGTGCTCTAATGAGACTGGAGATTTcaccacagagaaaaaga AGCGAGGACTCGGATGAGGACGAGCCTTGCGCTATCAGCGGCCGCTGGACCTTCCAGAGGGACAGCAAGCGTTGGTCTCgtatggaggagctggaggtttTCTCCTCGCTGCCGACAGATGCTCCCCAGGCCTCTTTTCCCAAGGACCAAGTATCCCAGAAGGGCAAACTTGCCCTGCGGGAGGGCAACAGCTCAGAAAGTGTGCTGACCGACCTCAGTGAGCAGCCGGAAGTGAGCTCCATTCACAGCAGCGGGAGCGtcgggagaggagaggagaaggtcCATGGTGCCAGTGTGGCGAACGAAGCCGCACCCGCCGGCGCCACCCGGGCGAGCTCAGTGGCGAGCATGTGTTCATCATCAGGCACAGGGGGATCAGGATGCGCTAACGAGGACTCTTTGTCTGATGGGTTGCCCCCATCTCCCCTGGAGACACTCAGACAGTTCACTTTTGACATGAAAACTGGGATGGTGGGACTCGGAGGAAGCCTGGACCGAGGAGGCGGCAGTGGCAAAAGTACTCGTTCAAGAGCTAAGAGCTTCCTCAAGAGGATGGAGAGTCTACGGCTTCGGAGTGGGTCGGCCtcgaagagaaagaagaagggaagCACGGGCGGAGGGAAAATAGAGATTAGCGGTCCTGTCATCAAAGAGGGTCTGGACGATGACAAACTGCGGAGGCTCAACTGTGTGGACATCTCCAGCATCAACCTCAATCAGAACCTCAATCACCACCGCAATCCCACCCAGACGATGACGCTGAACCGCAACCGCTCCGTGTCCTACTCCACTCAGACCAGCCACGGAAGCACCGGGAGCACCGGCAGCAGCCAGTCTGAAGCCAGCAGTGGAAGCGCAGTGAGCACGCCCAGTCCGGTGACCCGAGCTCGCAGCCACAGCACGGCGGCAGGCTCAAGCAAGAGAGGAGGAATGTATCTGGAGGGTTTCGATCCCTTCAGCGTTCTCCCGCAGGGCTCAGATCAGCAACCGTCGTCTGCGCCCAAATCGGCCCCGCCCATTCCCTGCAAAGCTACTAATGGAATCACAATTGATGAGCAAAACCGCAGGAACAACTGCAGTGTCCAAGAAGGCAATggacaggcagaagaagaagaggatggGGAAGATGACGGCATGATCTTCTTCTATTTACCAGAGGGCCACAAGCCTGGAACCTTCCCCAAAGCCCTGCAGGATGGGAGTTCACGCAATAACAATGGGAATGATAATGGGAACTCAGTGATCCTCAGGGGGCGGCAAAGCAGACGCCATCGTCGCGGCTCCTCAGGCTCAGTCGACAGCCGACTGAGCTTTTATGACAACGTCCCCTACACTGAGCgggaggagggcgaggaagaagagggggatGAGCGCAAATTAGAAGAAGTGCTTCAGCACGTCAGCGGTCTCCAGCGTTTCGTTAACGCCTGGACAGAGGCCGTGGCTGgcgaagaggaagaagaagacgaagatgaagaggaagaaggcgATTCTGATTCTGCACTGGACTCGGCGTCTCCATGCCCGTCCTCGCCGCTGCAAAACCGACTGGAGGAGACTGAGAATGGAAGTGACCAAGACAGCACAGGAAACCCCCTGGGCGAGGGAGAGGAAGGcatgagggagaggagagactcCGGCGTTGGGGCATCCCTAACTCGAACCAGCAG ACCTCAGAAACTCCGCTGGCCGAGCTTCCAGAACTCCCATCGGCCAAGCCTGGCCTCTGCCCAGCTCCAGATCAGCTGCCAGTCTGTGCTGCAGATGAATCTGCTCCAAAAGCTCTCCCTTCTGCAGCTCACCGCTCTGCTGGAGAAGCACACTCCTACAAACAAACATGGCTTCAGTTG GGCTGTGCCAAAGTTTATGAAGCGGATCAAGGTGCGCGACTACAAAGATAGGAATGTGTTTGGAGTGCCACTGCAAGTCATCGTCCAGCGGACAGGCCAGCCGCTCCCTCAAGGCATTCAGCAGGCCATGCGTTATTTACGCAGTCAATGTCTCGACCAG gTGGGTCTCTTCAGGAAATCGGGAGTGAAATCTCGTATCCAAGCTCTTCGTCAGATGAACGAGGCGAGCGGCGCGGACGGCGGAGGCGTCAACTACGAGGGCCAGTCGGCATATGATGTTGCCGACATGCTGAAGCAGTACTTTAGAGACTTACCCGAACCTCTTCTCACAAGCAAGCTGTCTGAGACCTTTCTCCAGATCTATCAGT ACATGCCCAAAGAGCTTCGTCTTCAGGCGGCCCGTgccgccgtgctgctgctgccggacGAGAACCGAGAGGCGCTGCGGACTCTCCTGTGCCTGCTGAGCGACGTGACGGCCAGCGTGTCCGAGAACCAGATGACTCCCACCAACCTGGCCGTCTGCCTGGCCCCCTCCCTCTTCCACCTCAACACGCTGCGCCGGAAGGAGAGCTCCTCGCCCAG GGTGATGAACCGGAaacaaacactgggaaagcCAGACCAAAGAGACCTGAATGAGAACCTGGCTGCCACTCACGGCCTGGCGCACATGATCCAGGAGTGCAGGAAACTCTTCAGG ATCCCAGAAGAGATGAATCGGTGCAGGAACTCCTACGTGGAGCAGGCGCTGCTGCCGCAGCGCTTGGAGGAGCTTGCCGGCGAAGACGCCAATCAAGGAGGCTACAAAGCCTACCTGCAGGACAGCCTGGACACTCTGCTCAAGGAGGCCAAAGACAAGTTCAAAGGCTATGACAGCTGCTCCACGCCTGAACACGCCGAACTTGCCTACAGGAAG gtGCATGATGGGTTTCCACTGCGGCAGTGGAAGGTGACCGTGGAGATTCCCGCAAGTCCCGAGGAGGTTCTGACCCGGGTGCTGCGAGAGCAGGGCCACTGGGATGAAGACCTGCTGGAGAGCCGGGTGGTGGAGACCCTTGACGAGAGGACGGAGATCTACCAGTACGTCAGAAACACGATGGCTCCGCATCCCACCAGGGACCACCTCGTGCTCAG GACGTGGATCACAGACCTGCCAAAGGGAGCCTGTGCTCTGGTGTGTTCATCAGTGGACCACGACGGCGTGTCTGTGGTGGGCGTCCGAGTGAATGTCCTGACTTCACGCTACTTCATTGAGCCCTGTGGAGCCAACAAATCCAGactcacacacatttccagAATCGACTGCAG GGGTCGTTTTCCAGAGTGGTACAATAAACTTTATGGACACTTGTGTGCTACGGAGGTGGCGCGGATACGGGACTCCTTCTCAGTGACCATGGACAAATGA
- the dlc1 gene encoding rho GTPase-activating protein 7 isoform X1, which yields MSRSMRLLLLQRSFSDHIRSSTYKALDMLSKPARDSRLAEIEAKEACTWLRAAGFPQYAQLYEDVQFPIDISSVTRDHDFLDRDAIEALCRRLNTLNKCALMRLEISPQRKRSEDSDEDEPCAISGRWTFQRDSKRWSRMEELEVFSSLPTDAPQASFPKDQVSQKGKLALREGNSSESVLTDLSEQPEVSSIHSSGSVGRGEEKVHGASVANEAAPAGATRASSVASMCSSSGTGGSGCANEDSLSDGLPPSPLETLRQFTFDMKTGMVGLGGSLDRGGGSGKSTRSRAKSFLKRMESLRLRSGSASKRKKKGSTGGGKIEISGPVIKEGLDDDKLRRLNCVDISSINLNQNLNHHRNPTQTMTLNRNRSVSYSTQTSHGSTGSTGSSQSEASSGSAVSTPSPVTRARSHSTAAGSSKRGGMYLEGFDPFSVLPQGSDQQPSSAPKSAPPIPCKATNGITIDEQNRRNNCSVQEGNGQAEEEEDGEDDGMIFFYLPEGHKPGTFPKALQDGSSRNNNGNDNGNSVILRGRQSRRHRRGSSGSVDSRLSFYDNVPYTEREEGEEEEGDERKLEEVLQHVSGLQRFVNAWTEAVAGEEEEEDEDEEEEGDSDSALDSASPCPSSPLQNRLEETENGSDQDSTGNPLGEGEEGMRERRDSGVGASLTRTSRPQKLRWPSFQNSHRPSLASAQLQISCQSVLQMNLLQKLSLLQLTALLEKHTPTNKHGFSWAVPKFMKRIKVRDYKDRNVFGVPLQVIVQRTGQPLPQGIQQAMRYLRSQCLDQVGLFRKSGVKSRIQALRQMNEASGADGGGVNYEGQSAYDVADMLKQYFRDLPEPLLTSKLSETFLQIYQYMPKELRLQAARAAVLLLPDENREALRTLLCLLSDVTASVSENQMTPTNLAVCLAPSLFHLNTLRRKESSSPRVMNRKQTLGKPDQRDLNENLAATHGLAHMIQECRKLFRIPEEMNRCRNSYVEQALLPQRLEELAGEDANQGGYKAYLQDSLDTLLKEAKDKFKGYDSCSTPEHAELAYRKVHDGFPLRQWKVTVEIPASPEEVLTRVLREQGHWDEDLLESRVVETLDERTEIYQYVRNTMAPHPTRDHLVLRTWITDLPKGACALVCSSVDHDGVSVVGVRVNVLTSRYFIEPCGANKSRLTHISRIDCRGRFPEWYNKLYGHLCATEVARIRDSFSVTMDK from the exons AGATTGAAGCCAAAGAGGCTTGTACCTGGCTCCGGGCTGCAGGCTTCCCACAGTATGCGCAGCTATATGAAG ATGTACAGTTTCCCATTGACATTTCTTCAGTCACCAGAGACCATGATTTCCTCGATCGGGATGCCATTGAGGCTCTCTGCAG GAGGCTGAACACGCTCAACAAGTGTGCTCTAATGAGACTGGAGATTTcaccacagagaaaaaga AGCGAGGACTCGGATGAGGACGAGCCTTGCGCTATCAGCGGCCGCTGGACCTTCCAGAGGGACAGCAAGCGTTGGTCTCgtatggaggagctggaggtttTCTCCTCGCTGCCGACAGATGCTCCCCAGGCCTCTTTTCCCAAGGACCAAGTATCCCAGAAGGGCAAACTTGCCCTGCGGGAGGGCAACAGCTCAGAAAGTGTGCTGACCGACCTCAGTGAGCAGCCGGAAGTGAGCTCCATTCACAGCAGCGGGAGCGtcgggagaggagaggagaaggtcCATGGTGCCAGTGTGGCGAACGAAGCCGCACCCGCCGGCGCCACCCGGGCGAGCTCAGTGGCGAGCATGTGTTCATCATCAGGCACAGGGGGATCAGGATGCGCTAACGAGGACTCTTTGTCTGATGGGTTGCCCCCATCTCCCCTGGAGACACTCAGACAGTTCACTTTTGACATGAAAACTGGGATGGTGGGACTCGGAGGAAGCCTGGACCGAGGAGGCGGCAGTGGCAAAAGTACTCGTTCAAGAGCTAAGAGCTTCCTCAAGAGGATGGAGAGTCTACGGCTTCGGAGTGGGTCGGCCtcgaagagaaagaagaagggaagCACGGGCGGAGGGAAAATAGAGATTAGCGGTCCTGTCATCAAAGAGGGTCTGGACGATGACAAACTGCGGAGGCTCAACTGTGTGGACATCTCCAGCATCAACCTCAATCAGAACCTCAATCACCACCGCAATCCCACCCAGACGATGACGCTGAACCGCAACCGCTCCGTGTCCTACTCCACTCAGACCAGCCACGGAAGCACCGGGAGCACCGGCAGCAGCCAGTCTGAAGCCAGCAGTGGAAGCGCAGTGAGCACGCCCAGTCCGGTGACCCGAGCTCGCAGCCACAGCACGGCGGCAGGCTCAAGCAAGAGAGGAGGAATGTATCTGGAGGGTTTCGATCCCTTCAGCGTTCTCCCGCAGGGCTCAGATCAGCAACCGTCGTCTGCGCCCAAATCGGCCCCGCCCATTCCCTGCAAAGCTACTAATGGAATCACAATTGATGAGCAAAACCGCAGGAACAACTGCAGTGTCCAAGAAGGCAATggacaggcagaagaagaagaggatggGGAAGATGACGGCATGATCTTCTTCTATTTACCAGAGGGCCACAAGCCTGGAACCTTCCCCAAAGCCCTGCAGGATGGGAGTTCACGCAATAACAATGGGAATGATAATGGGAACTCAGTGATCCTCAGGGGGCGGCAAAGCAGACGCCATCGTCGCGGCTCCTCAGGCTCAGTCGACAGCCGACTGAGCTTTTATGACAACGTCCCCTACACTGAGCgggaggagggcgaggaagaagagggggatGAGCGCAAATTAGAAGAAGTGCTTCAGCACGTCAGCGGTCTCCAGCGTTTCGTTAACGCCTGGACAGAGGCCGTGGCTGgcgaagaggaagaagaagacgaagatgaagaggaagaaggcgATTCTGATTCTGCACTGGACTCGGCGTCTCCATGCCCGTCCTCGCCGCTGCAAAACCGACTGGAGGAGACTGAGAATGGAAGTGACCAAGACAGCACAGGAAACCCCCTGGGCGAGGGAGAGGAAGGcatgagggagaggagagactcCGGCGTTGGGGCATCCCTAACTCGAACCAGCAG ACCTCAGAAACTCCGCTGGCCGAGCTTCCAGAACTCCCATCGGCCAAGCCTGGCCTCTGCCCAGCTCCAGATCAGCTGCCAGTCTGTGCTGCAGATGAATCTGCTCCAAAAGCTCTCCCTTCTGCAGCTCACCGCTCTGCTGGAGAAGCACACTCCTACAAACAAACATGGCTTCAGTTG GGCTGTGCCAAAGTTTATGAAGCGGATCAAGGTGCGCGACTACAAAGATAGGAATGTGTTTGGAGTGCCACTGCAAGTCATCGTCCAGCGGACAGGCCAGCCGCTCCCTCAAGGCATTCAGCAGGCCATGCGTTATTTACGCAGTCAATGTCTCGACCAG gTGGGTCTCTTCAGGAAATCGGGAGTGAAATCTCGTATCCAAGCTCTTCGTCAGATGAACGAGGCGAGCGGCGCGGACGGCGGAGGCGTCAACTACGAGGGCCAGTCGGCATATGATGTTGCCGACATGCTGAAGCAGTACTTTAGAGACTTACCCGAACCTCTTCTCACAAGCAAGCTGTCTGAGACCTTTCTCCAGATCTATCAGT ACATGCCCAAAGAGCTTCGTCTTCAGGCGGCCCGTgccgccgtgctgctgctgccggacGAGAACCGAGAGGCGCTGCGGACTCTCCTGTGCCTGCTGAGCGACGTGACGGCCAGCGTGTCCGAGAACCAGATGACTCCCACCAACCTGGCCGTCTGCCTGGCCCCCTCCCTCTTCCACCTCAACACGCTGCGCCGGAAGGAGAGCTCCTCGCCCAG GGTGATGAACCGGAaacaaacactgggaaagcCAGACCAAAGAGACCTGAATGAGAACCTGGCTGCCACTCACGGCCTGGCGCACATGATCCAGGAGTGCAGGAAACTCTTCAGG ATCCCAGAAGAGATGAATCGGTGCAGGAACTCCTACGTGGAGCAGGCGCTGCTGCCGCAGCGCTTGGAGGAGCTTGCCGGCGAAGACGCCAATCAAGGAGGCTACAAAGCCTACCTGCAGGACAGCCTGGACACTCTGCTCAAGGAGGCCAAAGACAAGTTCAAAGGCTATGACAGCTGCTCCACGCCTGAACACGCCGAACTTGCCTACAGGAAG gtGCATGATGGGTTTCCACTGCGGCAGTGGAAGGTGACCGTGGAGATTCCCGCAAGTCCCGAGGAGGTTCTGACCCGGGTGCTGCGAGAGCAGGGCCACTGGGATGAAGACCTGCTGGAGAGCCGGGTGGTGGAGACCCTTGACGAGAGGACGGAGATCTACCAGTACGTCAGAAACACGATGGCTCCGCATCCCACCAGGGACCACCTCGTGCTCAG GACGTGGATCACAGACCTGCCAAAGGGAGCCTGTGCTCTGGTGTGTTCATCAGTGGACCACGACGGCGTGTCTGTGGTGGGCGTCCGAGTGAATGTCCTGACTTCACGCTACTTCATTGAGCCCTGTGGAGCCAACAAATCCAGactcacacacatttccagAATCGACTGCAG GGGTCGTTTTCCAGAGTGGTACAATAAACTTTATGGACACTTGTGTGCTACGGAGGTGGCGCGGATACGGGACTCCTTCTCAGTGACCATGGACAAATGA